A DNA window from Flavisolibacter ginsenosidimutans contains the following coding sequences:
- a CDS encoding alpha-ketoacid dehydrogenase subunit alpha/beta, which translates to MENLTMQSSSLERLSFENFRAEVLQDYRIACLSREAGLLGRKEVLTGKAKFGIFGDGKELAQVAMAKFFQPGDFRSGYYRDQTFAFATELATVEQFFAQLYADPDLSHDPFSAGRQMVSHFATPFVNENGDWLPLAERKNITADIAPTAGQMPRGLGLAFASKSFRNIPALKQFSDLSNNGNEVCFVTIGDASTSEGHFWESINAAGVLQVPMAVFVWDDGYGISVPKKYQTTKGSISEALKGFQKEDDTNGFNIYKVKGWDYAGMCEAFEEGIRLARETHTPALFHVEEITQPQGHSTSGSHERYKTAERLSWEREWDCLKKMREWILSNVLAEEEELDDIEAEAKNSVRQSRLKAWEAYLLPIKQQVTKAVELMNDVASKDAASANSINALVKELQSIREPLRRDVMRVLSAALNTVANRDTAYWLNDFYNDLLKEAKELYNSHLYNEGSKSTLKIPETKVQYAADAPTMNGFEVLNRYFDKLFAANPKVLAFGEDLGFIGDVNQGFSGLQAKHGEDRIFDTGIRELTIMGQGIGLAMRGLRPIAEIQYLDYLLYGLEPLSDDAATLHYRTKGQQSCPIIVRTRGHRLEGIWHSGSPMGMVINSLRGMWVCVPRNMVQAAGLYNTLLQGNDPAIVIECLNGYRLKEKLPSNLLDFTVPLGTPEIVKEGSDVTVVTYGSTLRVVMEAAQLLEKRNIHCEVVDVQTLLPFDIHLKILDSLKKTNRIVFIDEDVPGGATAYMFQQVMEVQGGYRYLDVAPRTISAKAHRPPYGSDGDYFSKPNAEEIEAVVKQMMAE; encoded by the coding sequence ATGGAAAATCTGACGATGCAAAGCAGTTCGCTGGAACGGTTGTCGTTTGAAAACTTTCGGGCCGAAGTATTGCAGGATTACCGCATTGCCTGCCTGAGCCGCGAAGCCGGCTTGCTTGGCCGCAAAGAAGTGTTAACCGGCAAGGCCAAGTTCGGCATCTTTGGCGACGGCAAAGAGCTGGCGCAGGTGGCGATGGCCAAGTTCTTTCAGCCCGGCGATTTTCGTTCGGGTTATTACCGTGACCAAACCTTTGCTTTTGCCACCGAACTGGCAACTGTTGAGCAATTCTTCGCCCAGCTTTATGCCGATCCTGATCTTTCACACGATCCTTTCAGTGCGGGTCGCCAGATGGTGTCGCATTTTGCCACGCCTTTTGTTAATGAAAACGGTGATTGGCTGCCTTTGGCCGAGCGAAAAAACATTACCGCCGACATTGCGCCAACCGCCGGTCAAATGCCGCGTGGCCTTGGGCTGGCCTTTGCCTCGAAAAGTTTCCGCAACATTCCTGCGCTAAAACAGTTTTCTGATTTGTCAAACAACGGCAACGAAGTTTGCTTTGTTACCATCGGCGATGCTTCTACTTCTGAAGGGCATTTTTGGGAAAGCATCAATGCGGCTGGTGTGCTACAAGTGCCCATGGCCGTATTTGTATGGGACGACGGCTACGGCATTTCCGTCCCCAAAAAATACCAAACCACCAAAGGTTCTATTTCCGAAGCCCTCAAAGGATTTCAAAAAGAAGACGACACCAACGGCTTCAACATCTACAAAGTGAAAGGCTGGGACTACGCCGGCATGTGCGAAGCCTTTGAAGAAGGAATTCGTTTGGCAAGAGAAACCCATACGCCGGCTCTTTTTCACGTTGAAGAAATTACGCAGCCGCAAGGCCATTCTACTTCGGGCAGCCACGAACGGTACAAGACCGCGGAACGCCTGTCCTGGGAGCGGGAATGGGACTGCCTGAAAAAAATGCGGGAGTGGATTTTGTCCAACGTTTTGGCAGAGGAAGAAGAACTGGACGACATTGAAGCCGAAGCAAAGAACAGCGTGCGCCAAAGCCGCTTGAAAGCTTGGGAAGCTTACTTGTTGCCCATCAAACAGCAAGTGACGAAGGCCGTTGAATTGATGAATGACGTAGCATCAAAAGACGCGGCGTCTGCGAACAGCATCAATGCTTTGGTGAAAGAACTTCAAAGCATCCGTGAGCCGCTGCGCCGCGATGTGATGCGTGTTTTAAGCGCAGCTTTAAACACTGTTGCCAATCGCGATACGGCTTATTGGCTGAACGATTTTTACAACGACCTGCTCAAGGAAGCCAAAGAGCTTTACAACTCACATTTATACAACGAAGGCTCAAAGAGTACGTTGAAGATTCCGGAAACAAAGGTTCAATACGCTGCCGATGCGCCAACGATGAACGGCTTTGAAGTGCTCAACCGTTACTTCGATAAACTGTTTGCGGCCAATCCAAAAGTGCTGGCTTTTGGCGAAGATTTGGGCTTCATCGGCGATGTAAACCAGGGCTTTTCCGGCTTGCAGGCAAAGCACGGCGAAGACAGAATTTTTGACACCGGCATTCGCGAACTTACCATCATGGGACAGGGTATAGGCCTTGCCATGCGGGGCTTGCGGCCCATTGCCGAAATTCAGTACCTCGATTACTTGCTCTACGGTTTGGAACCCCTGAGTGACGACGCTGCCACGCTTCATTACCGCACCAAAGGGCAGCAAAGCTGTCCAATCATTGTGCGTACAAGGGGCCACCGGCTGGAAGGCATCTGGCACAGCGGTTCGCCAATGGGAATGGTGATAAACTCTTTGCGCGGCATGTGGGTTTGCGTTCCGCGAAACATGGTGCAGGCTGCGGGTTTGTACAACACGCTGCTGCAAGGCAACGATCCGGCCATTGTGATTGAATGCCTGAACGGCTACCGGTTGAAGGAAAAATTACCGTCAAATCTTTTGGACTTTACCGTTCCGCTGGGCACACCGGAAATTGTGAAAGAAGGAAGCGACGTAACCGTCGTTACCTATGGTTCTACGCTTCGCGTTGTGATGGAAGCTGCGCAATTGCTGGAGAAAAGAAACATTCATTGTGAAGTGGTGGACGTGCAAACGCTGCTGCCTTTTGACATTCATCTCAAAATTTTAGACTCCCTCAAAAAGACGAACCGCATTGTCTTTATTGACGAAGACGTGCCGGGCGGCGCCACGGCTTACATGTTCCAACAAGTAATGGAAGTGCAGGGCGGTTATCGTTATTTGGACGTAGCCCCGCGGACCATCTCTGCCAAAGCACACCGTCCGCCATACGGCAGCGACGGCGATTATTTCAGCAAGCCCAATGCGGAAGAGATTGAAGCCGTTGTTAAGCAAATGATGGCGGAGTAG
- a CDS encoding YceD family protein: MNSRREFEIAFVGLKPGVHEFTYEITDRFFEEYGEQDFWDCQAAVKLLLEKTPNFMMLRFQVGGTVKVVCDRCSSNLPLNLFEDFTVTVKAVENPEEMNDTEEDPDVYYISRGESHLHVAPMIYEFVNLSIPMQKECEYEAMDGPYCNPAAREALEKMKKAEEEKENPLWKGLEKFKGLEE; encoded by the coding sequence ATGAACAGCCGGCGTGAATTTGAGATTGCTTTTGTTGGATTAAAGCCCGGTGTTCACGAATTTACCTACGAAATCACAGATAGATTCTTTGAAGAATACGGCGAACAGGACTTCTGGGATTGCCAGGCCGCGGTAAAGCTGTTACTGGAAAAGACACCCAACTTTATGATGTTGCGCTTCCAGGTGGGCGGCACGGTAAAAGTGGTTTGCGACCGGTGCAGTTCAAATCTTCCGCTGAATTTGTTTGAAGACTTTACCGTTACGGTAAAGGCCGTGGAAAACCCGGAGGAAATGAACGACACCGAAGAAGACCCGGACGTTTATTACATCTCCCGTGGCGAAAGCCACCTGCACGTGGCGCCCATGATTTACGAATTTGTAAATCTAAGCATCCCCATGCAAAAGGAATGCGAGTATGAGGCCATGGACGGCCCTTATTGCAATCCGGCAGCAAGAGAAGCCTTGGAAAAAATGAAAAAGGCCGAAGAAGAAAAAGAAAATCCGTTGTGGAAAGGATTGGAAAAATTCAAAGGATTGGAAGAGTAA
- a CDS encoding PhzF family phenazine biosynthesis protein: protein MKLAIYQVDAFAETVFKGNPAAVVPLEEWLEDELMQQIAAENNLSETAFFVKTDEGYHLRWFTPEYEIDLCGHATLASAYVIKNFVEPHAVEINFSTQKAGVLKASAKDGMYTLDFPSRMPQACEVPDKLFASLGISNAVEVLRSRDYFVVLPNEEAVRNVEPDYTLMKELDTIGVIVTAKGHEADVVSRCFYPGAGIPEDPVTGSAHSNIVPYWTEKLGKTKLFCQQLSARGGDLQCELIGDRVLMSGKCMLYLQGDIFV from the coding sequence ATGAAGCTTGCTATTTACCAGGTTGATGCCTTCGCCGAAACTGTTTTTAAAGGCAACCCCGCCGCGGTTGTTCCGCTCGAAGAATGGCTCGAGGACGAATTAATGCAGCAAATTGCCGCAGAGAATAATTTGAGCGAAACGGCTTTCTTTGTAAAGACGGACGAAGGTTATCACTTGCGCTGGTTTACACCCGAATACGAAATTGATTTATGCGGCCACGCTACGCTTGCTTCGGCTTACGTCATTAAAAATTTTGTAGAGCCACATGCGGTAGAGATAAATTTTTCTACGCAAAAAGCCGGCGTTTTAAAAGCTTCTGCAAAAGACGGGATGTACACGCTTGACTTTCCTTCGCGTATGCCGCAAGCCTGCGAAGTGCCGGACAAATTGTTTGCAAGCCTTGGTATCAGCAACGCCGTGGAAGTGCTTCGTTCTCGCGATTATTTTGTGGTGTTGCCAAATGAAGAAGCCGTGCGAAATGTAGAACCTGATTACACGCTCATGAAAGAACTGGACACGATTGGTGTGATTGTAACGGCAAAAGGTCACGAAGCCGATGTTGTTTCAAGATGCTTTTATCCTGGTGCAGGCATTCCTGAAGATCCCGTGACGGGTTCGGCGCATTCCAACATTGTTCCGTATTGGACGGAGAAGTTGGGCAAGACGAAATTGTTCTGCCAACAGCTTTCGGCACGCGGCGGCGACCTTCAATGCGAACTCATTGGTGATCGTGTGTTGATGAGTGGGAAGTGTATGTTGTACTTGCAAGGAGATATTTTCGTTTAA
- a CDS encoding dodecin family protein: MPIVKVIEVIATSEKSIDDAVRNAVAEAAKTVRNIDSVWVKDIKAHVKDNQVTTFGIVCKISFRLE, translated from the coding sequence ATGCCAATTGTAAAAGTCATTGAAGTGATTGCCACGTCCGAAAAAAGCATTGACGACGCCGTGCGAAACGCCGTTGCCGAAGCGGCTAAAACCGTTCGCAACATTGATTCCGTATGGGTAAAGGACATCAAGGCCCACGTTAAGGACAATCAGGTTACAACCTTCGGGATTGTTTGCAAAATTTCCTTCCGCCTGGAATGA
- the plsX gene encoding phosphate acyltransferase PlsX, with the protein MKIGIDAMGGDFAPHEVLKGVKDYLQEAGDAAQVVLIGDEEKLNALLAGADLPQASYSVVHAPQVIDMHEHPTKALKEKPQSSIAVGFGALAKGHTDAFISAGNTGAMLVGALYSLKTIEGVLRPTISTIIPKEAGQTGLLLDVGLNSDCKPEQLNQFAIMGSVYAQNILGINKPRVALLNIGEEEGKGNLLAQATYPLLKENKHINFVGNAEGRDIFIDKADVLVCDGFTGNIVLKMAESLFEITERKGIKHEYFDLFNFENYGGTPVLGINKPVIIGHGISKAKAFKNMLALAQKMIEKDIMQKLAAELKP; encoded by the coding sequence ATGAAGATAGGCATTGACGCCATGGGCGGCGACTTCGCTCCACACGAAGTGCTCAAGGGTGTAAAAGATTATTTACAGGAAGCAGGCGACGCAGCGCAAGTGGTTTTGATTGGCGATGAAGAAAAACTGAACGCCCTGCTGGCCGGTGCGGACTTGCCGCAAGCATCTTATTCGGTTGTGCACGCACCGCAGGTCATTGACATGCACGAGCACCCGACCAAGGCTTTGAAAGAAAAGCCGCAATCCTCTATAGCTGTAGGCTTTGGAGCCCTGGCGAAGGGCCATACGGATGCGTTCATCAGTGCGGGCAATACCGGTGCCATGCTCGTTGGCGCTTTGTACTCGCTCAAAACCATCGAAGGCGTTTTGCGCCCCACCATCTCCACCATCATTCCAAAGGAAGCCGGGCAAACGGGTTTGCTGCTCGACGTAGGCCTCAACTCCGATTGCAAGCCCGAACAACTGAACCAGTTTGCCATCATGGGCAGCGTTTACGCACAAAACATTTTGGGCATTAATAAGCCGCGTGTGGCTTTGTTGAACATCGGCGAAGAAGAAGGCAAGGGCAATCTTTTGGCGCAAGCCACTTATCCCCTCTTGAAAGAAAACAAGCACATAAATTTTGTGGGCAATGCCGAAGGCCGCGATATTTTCATTGACAAAGCCGACGTGCTTGTGTGCGACGGCTTCACCGGCAACATCGTTTTAAAAATGGCCGAAAGCCTTTTTGAAATCACCGAACGCAAAGGCATCAAGCACGAATACTTCGATCTTTTCAATTTTGAAAATTACGGCGGCACGCCGGTGCTCGGCATCAACAAGCCGGTGATTATCGGCCACGGAATTTCCAAAGCAAAAGCCTTTAAAAACATGCTGGCGCTGGCGCAGAAGATGATTGAGAAAGACATCATGCAGAAGCTTGCGGCGGAGTTAAAGCCTTAA
- a CDS encoding DUF1573 domain-containing protein, with the protein MKKIFAFLFVLVAFGTVHAQTAASADVLRVKEEEFDFGTIPQGKPVYHFFKIENNGLVPLKLDNVQASCGCTTPEWNKEAIAAGGADQIKVGYNAAAEGPFTKIITVTYNGNTTKQIRIKGTVWKAPAGSAPANTAVGFLKNQMQ; encoded by the coding sequence ATGAAAAAAATCTTCGCCTTTTTGTTTGTGCTGGTTGCTTTTGGTACAGTTCACGCACAAACCGCCGCTTCTGCCGATGTGCTGCGTGTGAAAGAAGAAGAGTTTGATTTTGGCACCATCCCACAGGGAAAACCCGTTTACCATTTTTTTAAAATTGAGAACAATGGACTTGTTCCCCTAAAGCTCGACAACGTGCAGGCTTCCTGCGGTTGCACCACGCCGGAATGGAACAAGGAAGCCATCGCTGCCGGTGGTGCCGACCAGATTAAAGTAGGTTACAACGCCGCAGCAGAAGGGCCGTTCACAAAAATTATTACCGTCACATACAACGGGAACACCACAAAACAAATCAGAATAAAGGGAACGGTTTGGAAAGCGCCTGCGGGGTCTGCTCCAGCCAATACCGCTGTTGGCTTTTTAAAAAATCAAATGCAATAA
- a CDS encoding DUF3810 domain-containing protein, translating to MFKALFRDRFLLLLVFLAVLLKLFSFNAAWVERYYTFGLYPGLSKTLRWLFGWIPFSLGDLAYIAAFIWLVLKVWKLLRLLKHRQAKAYLSWMLLRKYLKLALLVYLVFSLFWGLNYYRQGIAKQLGISLQPYSVQDLFDLTTVLQQRLNDYAVKIDSVQRLRYNEKKVLFAKGEEAYRNTEHSLPFLIYSRPSIKPSLFTPVGHWFGFTGYYNPFSGEAQIKTDIPVFLKPFVVTHEMAHQLGYAKENEANFVAYLTCKNSGDPNFLYSAYFEMYRDAIFECTMTSNKELTEALRKNILPRVKWDVRDLRLYLLQSRNFIEPLMSGAYDKYLKLNNQPQGSATYNEVIAYLIGYMKKFGGAAI from the coding sequence ATGTTCAAAGCCCTGTTCCGTGACCGCTTTCTTTTGCTTCTTGTTTTTCTTGCCGTTCTGCTAAAACTCTTTTCTTTCAACGCCGCATGGGTGGAGCGTTACTATACGTTCGGCCTTTATCCCGGACTTTCAAAAACACTCCGGTGGCTGTTCGGGTGGATTCCGTTCAGCCTTGGCGATCTGGCTTACATCGCTGCTTTCATCTGGCTTGTGCTAAAAGTGTGGAAGCTGCTCCGGCTTTTAAAGCACCGGCAGGCAAAGGCTTACTTGTCGTGGATGCTGTTGCGCAAATACCTGAAACTGGCCTTGTTGGTTTATCTTGTTTTCTCCCTTTTCTGGGGCTTGAATTATTACCGGCAGGGAATTGCAAAGCAATTGGGCATTTCACTTCAACCGTACAGCGTGCAGGATTTGTTTGACCTTACAACCGTTTTGCAGCAACGGTTAAACGATTACGCAGTGAAGATTGACTCGGTACAACGCTTACGGTACAACGAAAAAAAGGTTTTGTTTGCAAAAGGAGAGGAGGCATATCGAAACACAGAGCATTCGTTGCCCTTTTTAATTTATTCCCGTCCTTCCATCAAGCCTTCGCTTTTTACACCCGTCGGTCATTGGTTTGGCTTTACCGGTTATTACAATCCGTTTTCGGGCGAGGCACAAATAAAAACCGATATTCCCGTGTTTTTAAAACCCTTTGTGGTAACCCACGAAATGGCGCACCAACTGGGCTATGCCAAAGAAAACGAAGCCAACTTTGTTGCCTACCTGACGTGCAAAAATTCGGGTGATCCCAACTTTCTTTATTCAGCTTATTTTGAGATGTACCGCGATGCCATCTTCGAATGCACGATGACGTCCAATAAGGAGTTGACGGAAGCCTTGCGCAAAAATATTCTGCCCCGTGTAAAATGGGACGTACGTGATTTGCGGCTTTATCTTTTGCAAAGCCGAAACTTCATTGAGCCGTTAATGAGCGGCGCTTATGACAAATATTTAAAGCTAAACAACCAACCCCAAGGTAGCGCTACTTACAACGAGGTGATTGCCTACCTGATTGGGTACATGAAAAAATTTGGCGGAGCAGCCATCTAA
- a CDS encoding thiol-disulfide oxidoreductase DCC family protein, with the protein MPFLLPEMSDELSYPVILFDGVCNFCNAGINFIMRQDKNKVFRFAALQSEAGQKLLAQYNLPRKEFESFVLIDEGKVYQKSSAGLKVYGKLPWYWKWTQVFWLAPKFIRNVVYDFIAKNRYRWFGKKEQCMIPMQEVRNRFLA; encoded by the coding sequence ATGCCTTTTTTATTGCCAGAAATGAGTGATGAACTAAGTTATCCTGTTATTCTCTTTGACGGTGTTTGCAACTTCTGCAACGCCGGTATAAACTTCATCATGAGGCAGGATAAAAATAAAGTCTTCCGCTTTGCGGCCTTACAATCAGAAGCGGGCCAAAAATTATTGGCGCAATACAACCTTCCAAGGAAAGAATTTGAATCCTTCGTTTTAATTGACGAAGGAAAAGTTTATCAAAAATCATCCGCCGGATTAAAGGTTTATGGAAAGTTGCCCTGGTACTGGAAGTGGACACAAGTTTTTTGGCTGGCGCCAAAATTCATTCGTAATGTCGTGTATGATTTTATTGCAAAGAACCGTTATCGATGGTTTGGCAAAAAGGAACAGTGCATGATACCCATGCAAGAAGTGAGAAATCGTTTCCTCGCTTAA
- a CDS encoding TspO/MBR family protein — translation MALPLSVGGIAALFTQAGIDRWFTTIQKPAWQPPNWLFAPVWTVLYILMGIALYLVWKQNAPGKRGAIILWSLQLVLNFLWSFIFFSQHRIALALVDIVVLWLLILLTIFSFAKFSKTAAWLLVPYISWVSFAATLNFAIYQLNR, via the coding sequence TTGGCGTTGCCGCTTTCGGTGGGCGGCATTGCGGCATTGTTTACTCAAGCCGGAATTGACCGCTGGTTCACAACGATTCAAAAACCTGCGTGGCAACCGCCCAACTGGCTTTTTGCCCCGGTTTGGACAGTACTTTACATTTTAATGGGAATTGCCTTGTACCTGGTTTGGAAACAAAATGCACCGGGAAAAAGGGGAGCGATCATTTTGTGGAGTTTGCAGTTGGTGTTGAACTTTTTGTGGTCTTTCATCTTTTTTAGTCAGCACCGCATAGCCCTGGCGCTGGTTGACATTGTTGTTTTATGGCTGCTGATTTTGCTGACCATCTTTTCATTTGCAAAATTCAGCAAAACAGCCGCTTGGTTGTTGGTGCCATACATTAGTTGGGTAAGCTTTGCGGCAACCTTAAACTTTGCAATTTATCAATTGAACCGCTAA
- a CDS encoding alpha/beta hydrolase codes for MARFILIGLLFLFSLLVVFRAPTNLLWYVSILVTEFCWIFSFLLLVLLFWNTGDTKYHLLTTIIGIAALLVYSLPVVQAMRLARTLPKNFETAFGKIPSRKSSFHPLQMITGIGARQVAFKSLLYDAANKLSLDFYPSVIRGVRPCVVVIHGGSWAGGDSKQLSDLSSELAKAGYHVASINYRLAPQHHFPAPLQDVKTAMDYLCGHASSLSIDTTAFTLLGRSAGGQIALSAAYTMNDSRINGVISFYGPTDMIWGYENPTSPLVLDSRKVMEDYLGGTLQQAPEQYRESSATETVSEHTPPILLFYGENDPLVSPRHGNRLTKKLDEKGIKYFALYLSWATHGFDYTINGPAGQLSTWVVKEFLAVVNKR; via the coding sequence ATGGCGCGATTTATTTTGATTGGTCTTTTGTTTTTGTTTTCGTTGCTTGTTGTCTTTCGTGCGCCAACGAATTTGCTTTGGTACGTTTCTATTTTGGTGACGGAATTTTGTTGGATATTTTCCTTTCTCCTTCTTGTGCTCCTGTTTTGGAATACCGGCGATACAAAATATCATTTGCTTACAACCATCATTGGCATTGCGGCGCTCCTTGTTTACAGTTTACCTGTTGTACAAGCGATGCGGCTTGCCCGAACGCTCCCAAAAAATTTTGAAACTGCGTTTGGAAAAATTCCTTCAAGAAAATCATCGTTTCATCCATTGCAAATGATAACCGGGATTGGCGCAAGGCAGGTTGCTTTCAAATCGCTTTTGTACGATGCGGCAAACAAGCTCTCGCTTGATTTTTATCCGTCGGTTATTCGCGGCGTCAGGCCTTGCGTTGTTGTCATTCACGGTGGCTCCTGGGCCGGTGGTGACAGCAAACAGCTTTCCGATTTAAGCAGCGAGTTGGCCAAAGCCGGTTATCACGTTGCCAGCATCAATTATCGCCTGGCACCACAACATCATTTTCCTGCGCCCTTGCAAGATGTAAAAACGGCAATGGATTATTTGTGCGGGCACGCAAGTTCTCTTTCGATTGATACAACCGCTTTTACTTTACTCGGCCGCAGTGCCGGCGGGCAGATTGCCTTGTCGGCCGCTTACACAATGAACGATAGCCGCATTAACGGCGTGATAAGTTTTTACGGACCTACGGACATGATCTGGGGTTACGAGAATCCAACGAGTCCGCTGGTGCTCGACAGCCGCAAAGTGATGGAAGATTATTTGGGTGGAACCTTGCAACAGGCGCCGGAACAATACAGGGAAAGTTCTGCAACGGAAACGGTTAGCGAACACACGCCACCAATCTTGCTTTTTTACGGCGAGAACGATCCGTTGGTTTCGCCGCGGCACGGCAACCGGCTCACAAAAAAGTTAGACGAAAAAGGTATCAAGTATTTTGCACTCTATCTCTCTTGGGCTACGCATGGTTTTGATTACACAATCAATGGTCCGGCAGGACAATTAAGCACTTGGGTGGTGAAAGAATTTTTAGCGGTGGTGAATAAACGATGA
- the rpmF gene encoding 50S ribosomal protein L32, with translation MPNPKRRHSQQRSAKRRTHYKAEAATLSTDKTTGELHVRHRAHVSEGKLYYKGQVVAETSPIKK, from the coding sequence ATGCCAAATCCCAAACGCAGACATTCGCAGCAAAGAAGCGCCAAGCGCAGAACGCACTACAAAGCTGAAGCCGCCACGCTTTCTACCGATAAAACTACGGGTGAATTGCACGTTCGTCACCGTGCACACGTGAGCGAAGGTAAACTGTACTACAAAGGACAGGTGGTTGCCGAAACATCGCCCATCAAGAAATAA
- a CDS encoding DUF1573 domain-containing protein, whose translation MKKLFFFAAALVAGIGAIAQQKTDEVVKLSSDKYDFGKIKQGVPVTTYFTITNISDKPVVIESATAGCGCTTPEYSKEPIPAGGTSKLKVGYNAANIGPFTKPVTVKLAGVSDTKQVLITGEVQDAATFDATAKTEAAKPTPAAASTVTEVKTKTKVKTTKKASK comes from the coding sequence ATGAAAAAACTCTTCTTCTTCGCCGCCGCTCTGGTTGCCGGCATTGGCGCCATCGCTCAACAAAAAACCGACGAGGTTGTCAAACTTAGCTCCGACAAGTACGACTTCGGAAAAATCAAGCAGGGCGTTCCGGTTACGACCTACTTTACCATCACCAACATTTCTGACAAGCCCGTTGTGATTGAATCGGCAACAGCCGGTTGTGGTTGCACCACGCCGGAATATTCCAAAGAGCCCATCCCCGCCGGTGGAACCAGCAAGCTGAAAGTTGGTTACAACGCGGCCAACATCGGACCTTTCACCAAACCTGTAACGGTTAAGCTGGCCGGTGTAAGCGATACAAAGCAAGTGCTGATTACCGGTGAAGTACAAGACGCCGCAACCTTTGATGCAACGGCAAAAACAGAAGCCGCCAAGCCTACTCCCGCTGCCGCTTCCACGGTAACAGAGGTAAAAACGAAAACAAAAGTCAAAACGACGAAGAAAGCTTCTAAATAA